The proteins below come from a single Hyperolius riggenbachi isolate aHypRig1 chromosome 8, aHypRig1.pri, whole genome shotgun sequence genomic window:
- the PSMB9 gene encoding proteasome subunit beta type-9, with amino-acid sequence MPGFGDPRGSSYEVSTGTTIIAIEFEGGIVIGSDSRVSAGDAVVNRAFNKLAPLHSNIFCALSGSAADCQAVADMVHYYLEAHSMEVEGPPLVIAAANLVKGVSYKYKEELSAHLIVAGWDKKHGGQVFGTLGGMITRQPFAIGGSGSSYIYGYVDSIYKPGMTLEQCERFVVHALSLAMSRDGSSGGVIFLATVTKDGKKERVISGDNIPKFYDL; translated from the exons ACCACTATCATTGCCATTGAGTTTGAAGGAGGGATCGTCATTGGCTCAGACTCGAGAGTCTCTGCGGG ggaCGCTGTGGTTAATCGGGCATTCAATAAGTTGGCTCCTCTCCATAGCAATATTttctgtgcgctctccggttccgcaGCTGACTGCCAAGCTGTAGCTGATATGGTCCATTACTACTTGGAAGCACACAG CATGGAAGTGGAAGGACCACCCTTAGTGATCGCCGCTGCGAACCTGGTGAAGGGGGTCAGCTACAAGTACAAGGAGGAGCTTAGCGCACATCTGATTGTGGCGGGCTGGGATAAGAAACATGGAGGACAG GTCTTTGGGACGCTGGGTGGAATGATAACTCGCCAGCCCTTCGCCATCGGAGGATCGGGCAGTTCCTACATATATGGTTATGTGGATTCGATTTACAAGCCTGGCATGACGCTGGAGCAGTGCGAGCGATTTGTTGTCCATG cTCTGTCCCTGGCGATGTCCCGAGATGGTTCCAGCGGAGGAGTCATCTTTTTAGCAACAGTCACGAAGGATGGAAAGAAAGagagagtcatcagtggagacaaCATCCCGAAATTCTACGACCTATAG